Part of the Candidatus Fusobacterium pullicola genome, CACTTAAAAGTGTCATACAAGCTACACTATTTTCAAATCCTGCTGTCACTAAAGCAAATAGACACCAGAATATCATCAGCAATTTTCCACTATCTGATTTACATCTATAACAACACCACACTGCTAAACATACAAGGATATTACAAAGTATCCCTCTAATAAATAGTTCATGTGCATTTAATAAAACTCTTTCTGATATAATTATTCCTAAAAATTTAATAAATTTCTCTGACATCAAACCAGAATAATAGAACCCTAAAGATATTAAAACTGATCCTGCCCAATTTCCTATCAAAGAGATAAAAAGAGCATAACCAGCTTCTCTATAACCAATACTCTTATTAAACACTCCCATTGCCATAACAAGATTATTTCCAGTAA contains:
- a CDS encoding formate/nitrite transporter family protein, with the translated sequence GVTARKKVELLKNNFLGYFIAAMLAGIYVGFGVVLVFGIGSCIIDNPLIKVIMGLSFGVTLSLVVMAGGELFTGNNLVMAMGVFNKSIGYREAGYALFISLIGNWAGSVLISLGFYYSGLMSEKFIKFLGIIISERVLLNAHELFIRGILCNILVCLAVWCCYRCKSDSGKLLMIFWCLFALVTAGFENSVACMTLLSVAFLGPFDNIFGFMWYVLHIGILTAGNMVGGIFFVALPYYLISRKDKNR